The following proteins come from a genomic window of Halorussus halophilus:
- a CDS encoding DUF7503 family protein produces the protein MQEGNLTTYLRENPRMMGVLFTMLLLLTQAGNTTAAHALVTHGP, from the coding sequence ATGCAAGAAGGCAACCTCACGACGTATCTCCGAGAGAACCCGCGAATGATGGGCGTGCTATTTACGATGCTGTTGCTACTGACACAAGCAGGGAACACGACTGCGGCTCACGCTCTGGTCACTCACGGACCGTGA